In Parafrankia irregularis, one DNA window encodes the following:
- a CDS encoding SRPBCC family protein, whose product MSEASEVSEVSETAVLAVPAERVWEVLSATGRYAEWVAGVLEVTDHHGEATVGRTYSERNRTVGPLTTRSTWTVRELDPPRRRVDTGTGFAPMHDMTNVFDVEPVPVGDGLGTRLTYTVRYRPGLGPIGRLIDRLQQPGLRRSFQTSMRALEDLITAEGDEHAGHDG is encoded by the coding sequence ATGAGTGAGGCGAGCGAGGTCAGTGAGGTCAGCGAGACGGCCGTGCTCGCGGTTCCGGCGGAGCGGGTCTGGGAGGTCCTCAGCGCCACCGGCCGGTACGCGGAATGGGTCGCCGGAGTTCTGGAGGTCACCGACCACCATGGCGAGGCGACGGTCGGGCGCACCTACTCCGAACGCAACCGCACTGTCGGCCCGCTGACGACCCGATCGACCTGGACGGTCCGCGAGCTCGACCCACCCCGGCGGAGGGTCGACACCGGCACCGGTTTCGCGCCGATGCACGACATGACCAACGTGTTCGACGTCGAACCCGTCCCGGTCGGCGACGGCCTGGGCACCAGGCTGACCTACACGGTGCGCTACCGACCTGGCCTCGGCCCGATCGGCCGGCTCATCGACCGCCTGCAACAGCCCGGCCTGCGCCGCTCCTTCCAGACGTCCATGCGCGCCCTGGAGGACCTGATCA
- a CDS encoding flavin monoamine oxidase family protein, protein MSSDTTAGTVVGGPAVSLPRRVDVAVIGAGLAGLTAADALRAAGRDVVVLEARDRVGGRLLNHDLGDGQVVEAGGQFVGPTQNQVLGLAADLGVATFPAYAHGASVYVHRGRARRFGGDIPPDPLALPGLGLAMARMNQLARTVPIDAPWTARRARRFDAMTFATWLRRVTAGTGGLELVDVFLGSAYGGTAAEASLLFSLHYIAGMGDERNPGTIDRGIAGAGGAQELRFHGGSQLLALRLAERLDGRVRLGTPVRGIEQGDRSVTVRSERGTWTARHAVVATPPVLASRLAWSPRLPPQQDALFQRLSFGALAKCEAVYDEPFWRADGLSGQGVFRAGSTVCSMFDNSPPGEGGGPGVLMGFLGGPQWRAWAHRPARERRGAVLRAFAQVVGRRALRPRSYFEQDWTAEPWTLGGPTAVAAPGVLTAFGPWRDRPFGRVHFAGAEHADYWNGYMDGAVRSGRDTAQAILAATD, encoded by the coding sequence ATGAGCAGCGATACAACCGCCGGGACTGTCGTGGGCGGGCCTGCGGTCAGCCTGCCGAGAAGGGTCGACGTCGCCGTGATCGGCGCCGGCCTCGCCGGGCTGACGGCGGCGGACGCGCTGAGGGCCGCGGGCCGCGACGTCGTCGTGCTGGAGGCCCGTGACCGGGTCGGCGGGCGCCTGCTCAACCACGATCTCGGCGACGGGCAGGTCGTCGAGGCCGGCGGGCAGTTCGTCGGGCCCACCCAGAACCAGGTGCTGGGCCTGGCCGCCGATCTCGGCGTCGCGACATTCCCCGCCTACGCCCACGGGGCCAGCGTGTACGTCCACCGTGGCCGGGCTCGCCGGTTCGGCGGCGACATCCCGCCGGACCCGCTGGCGCTGCCCGGCCTCGGGCTCGCGATGGCCCGGATGAACCAGCTGGCCCGCACGGTGCCGATCGACGCGCCGTGGACGGCCCGCCGCGCCCGGCGCTTCGACGCGATGACCTTCGCGACCTGGCTGCGGCGGGTCACGGCCGGCACCGGCGGGCTGGAGCTGGTCGACGTCTTCCTCGGCTCGGCCTACGGCGGGACGGCGGCCGAGGCGTCGCTGCTGTTCAGCCTCCACTACATCGCCGGCATGGGCGACGAGCGCAACCCCGGCACTATCGACCGGGGCATCGCCGGGGCGGGCGGCGCCCAGGAGCTGCGCTTCCACGGCGGCTCCCAGCTGCTGGCGCTGCGCCTGGCCGAACGGCTCGACGGGCGGGTGCGGCTCGGCACACCGGTACGTGGCATCGAGCAGGGCGACCGGTCGGTCACCGTGCGCTCGGAGCGCGGCACGTGGACGGCTCGGCACGCCGTGGTCGCGACCCCGCCGGTGCTCGCCTCGCGGCTCGCCTGGTCCCCGCGGCTGCCACCGCAGCAGGACGCCCTGTTCCAACGGCTGTCCTTCGGAGCGCTGGCGAAGTGCGAGGCCGTGTACGACGAGCCGTTCTGGCGGGCCGACGGGCTCAGCGGCCAGGGGGTGTTCCGCGCCGGGTCGACGGTCTGCTCGATGTTCGACAACTCCCCGCCCGGCGAGGGCGGCGGCCCGGGGGTGCTGATGGGGTTTCTCGGCGGCCCGCAGTGGCGGGCGTGGGCGCACCGGCCGGCCCGTGAGCGCCGCGGCGCCGTGCTGCGCGCGTTCGCGCAGGTCGTCGGCCGGCGGGCGCTGCGGCCCCGGTCCTACTTCGAGCAGGACTGGACGGCCGAGCCGTGGACCCTCGGCGGCCCCACCGCGGTCGCCGCCCCGGGAGTGCTGACCGCGTTCGGGCCCTGGCGGGACCGGCCGTTCGGCCGGGTCCACTTCGCCGGCGCCGAACACGCCGACTACTGGAACGGCTACATGGACGGCGCGGTGCGCTCGGGCCGGGACACCGCCCAGGCGATCCTCGCCGCCACGGACTGA
- a CDS encoding carbohydrate kinase family protein, which yields MTATSELDAPREMNVVALGAHVLDTLVRPVDGIPAGQDGLLVDQIRVSAAGPAGGTALVLARLGARVRSAGAVGTDPIGDQLLALLGRAGVDTSLIVRRDGAQTSASVLPIRPDGSRPAFHVIGANGTYGPDDAPWDAIAAATHLHLGGPEFMGGEAAGRILAFAREHGVTTSLDSLAPADPGMLDWIAGALGHVDYLLPNDEQVLGWTGEPDLVAACRALLARGVGCVAATAGAAGAVVVTADEVHRVPAFAVDVVDTSGCGDSFSAGFLRALALGRAPREAAVFGCASAAFTAGGLGTDHGEFDLRTVEEFAATAATVALPDGAALPGGVDAVRP from the coding sequence ATGACCGCGACATCCGAGCTGGACGCACCGCGCGAGATGAACGTCGTGGCGCTCGGCGCGCATGTGCTCGACACGCTCGTGCGCCCGGTCGACGGCATTCCCGCCGGGCAGGACGGGCTGCTGGTCGACCAGATCAGGGTGTCCGCCGCCGGCCCCGCCGGGGGCACCGCGCTGGTGCTCGCCCGGCTGGGCGCGCGGGTGCGCAGCGCCGGCGCCGTCGGCACCGACCCGATCGGGGACCAGTTGCTCGCACTGCTGGGCCGCGCCGGGGTGGACACGTCACTGATCGTGCGGCGCGACGGGGCGCAGACGTCCGCCAGCGTGCTGCCGATCCGCCCTGACGGATCGCGGCCGGCGTTCCATGTGATCGGCGCCAACGGCACGTACGGCCCGGACGACGCGCCGTGGGACGCCATCGCCGCCGCCACCCACCTGCATCTGGGCGGGCCGGAGTTCATGGGTGGGGAGGCCGCCGGCCGGATCCTCGCCTTCGCCCGCGAGCACGGCGTGACGACCTCGCTGGACTCGCTGGCTCCCGCCGACCCCGGCATGCTCGACTGGATCGCGGGCGCTCTTGGGCACGTCGACTACCTGCTGCCCAACGACGAGCAGGTCCTCGGCTGGACCGGCGAGCCCGATCTCGTCGCCGCCTGCCGGGCGCTGCTCGCCCGCGGCGTGGGCTGCGTGGCGGCCACCGCGGGTGCCGCCGGAGCCGTCGTCGTCACCGCCGACGAGGTGCACCGCGTCCCCGCGTTCGCGGTCGACGTCGTCGACACGTCCGGCTGCGGCGACTCGTTCTCCGCCGGCTTCCTGCGCGCGCTCGCGCTCGGCCGGGCGCCGCGGGAGGCCGCCGTGTTCGGCTGCGCGAGCGCGGCGTTCACCGCGGGCGGTCTCGGCACCGACCACGGTGAGTTCGACCTGCGCACCGTCGAGGAGTTCGCCGCGACCGCCGCCACCGTGGCGCTCCCCGACGGTGCGGCGCTCCCGGGCGGTGTGGACGCGGTGCGGCCATGA